In Mycolicibacterium aubagnense, the DNA window CACAGGCGATATCGCGGTCTACGCGATCACGGTGCTCGGCGTCGTCTTCCTCAACCTGCTCGAGGGTGTACTGATCGGACTTGCCCTGGCGGTCGCCCTGACCGTGTGGCGCGTGATCCGCGCCAAGATCGTCACCGAGCACATTGCCGGCAACGACTGGCGCATCGTGATCGAGGGCTCCGTCAGCTTCCTGTCGCTGCCACGCCTCACGGCGGCGCTCGCCTCGGTGCCGACCGGCTCCGACGTCACGATCGAGTTGTCGGTCGACTTCATCGACCACGCCGCCCACGAGACCATCGACGCATGGAAGCGCCAGCACGTCTCCGGCGGTGGCTCCGTCGAGATCCATGAGCACGGCACCGCCGAACTGCACAACGCGGCGGCCGGCCCGCCCACCCGCACCTTCACCCCGTTCGACAAGCGGTCCGGTGTCGTCCCATGGAAGTCGCAGCCGCAGACCAACTCCGTCATGGAGGGTCTGGAGGCCTACCACCGTCGCACCGCACCGATGCTGCGCCCGCACATGGAAGAGCTGGTCCACACCCAGACGCCGCAGACGCTGTTCATCACCTGCGTCGACTCGCGAGTCGTGCCCAACGTGATCACCAGCAGCGGCCCCGGCGACCTGCTCACGGTCCGCAACGTCGGAAACATGATTCCGGAGGGACGCGCCGACGCCTCGATCGAAGCGGCCATCGCCTTCGCGGTCGACGTGCTGCAGGTCTCCTCGATCGTGGTGTGCGGCCACTCCAGCTGCGGTGCCATGACCGCGGTGCTGAGCGGCGATCACGGCCACGACGAGCACCTGCACACCTGGCTGGCGCACGGCGACGTCACGCTGCGCGCCTTCGACGAGGGCCGTCATCCCGTGGCACAGGCCGCGGCCGACGAGGGGTTCGGCATCGTCGACCAGCTGTCGATCGTCAACGTCGCGCTGCAGACGCAGAGCCTGGCCGCCCACCCGCTGGTCCGGGAGCGGTACCGCGCCGGCGAGCTCGAGGTGATCGGCTTGTTCTACGACATCGGCACCGCAGCCGCCCTGCGGGTGACGGCGGTCGGCGTGGACCGCCTGGTCGAGCTGGCCGAAGTGGCTGAGTAGCCGACAAGCTGATTGCCGATGACGGCCCGGGTGTGCAGTGCGCACCCGGGCCGTCGCGTTTCGCCTCAGTTGCGTTGCGCGTCAGCCACTTCTGTGCGTTGCGGCGCCGACGGAACCGGCGGCACAGCCCCTCAGCCGCCGCGGACCGCGGCGCTGAAGTCCTCGGCCCCGACCGGCGGCGCGATCGTCCAGAGCACCTCGGCCTCGCCGTCGGTCGGGTTGTGCCAATCGTGGAGCTGGGTCGCCCCGAAGGTCATGCTGTCGCCACTGTCCAGCAATGTGGTCTGCCCATCGATGGTGATGCTGAGCCCGCCCTTGAGGACGTACACGAAAATCGTTGTGGCATCGAGCCGGTAGGCGCCGCCTGACCCGCCACCGGGTCGCATCACGGTGTGCATCACCTGCACGTGCCGTTCGGTCTTCGGGGTGAGCAGTTCTTCACGGACGTCGTGGCCACCCATTTCCAGGGGCGCCCCCGCGCCGCTGCGGACTATCGGCGCGGCCGGGTACTCGAAGAGATCGCCGATTCCGATGCCCAAGGCATCGCAGATGCGGATCAGAACCGGCACCGACACGTTGGTCCTGCCCCGCTCGGCCAGACTGAGAAAGCCTTTTGTCACCTCGGCCCTGGTCGCCGCCTCGCTGAGACTCAACCCGCGCTGGGTGCGGAACTCCCGAAGCCGCGCCCCGGCGCGGCCCATTCCGGTCTCCTCCCCTTCCCTCACTCAATCCCTCCCGATC includes these proteins:
- a CDS encoding SulP family inorganic anion transporter, which encodes MLETAPPAKGLRAILRYDLPASLVVFLVALPLSLGIAVASNAPILAGIIAAIVGGIVAGALGGSPLQVSGPAAGLTVIVAGLIAEFGWAATCAITVGAGILQILFGLSRVARAALAISPVVVHAMLAGIGITIALQQMHVLLGGKSNSSAWENIEQLPAQVMNIHGPGFLLGMLVIVTLVAWRWVPAPINRIPAPLVAIVGVTALSVLLPFDVKRIQINGSLLDSLSLPTLPTGDWDGVIAGVLTVALIASVESLLSAVSVDRMHNGPRTNFDRELIGQGAANAISGAIGGLPVTGVIVRSSTNVVAGAKTRASAILHGVWILLFAVPFAGLAQMIPTSALAGLLIVIGCQLVKKAHIETARRTGDIAVYAITVLGVVFLNLLEGVLIGLALAVALTVWRVIRAKIVTEHIAGNDWRIVIEGSVSFLSLPRLTAALASVPTGSDVTIELSVDFIDHAAHETIDAWKRQHVSGGGSVEIHEHGTAELHNAAAGPPTRTFTPFDKRSGVVPWKSQPQTNSVMEGLEAYHRRTAPMLRPHMEELVHTQTPQTLFITCVDSRVVPNVITSSGPGDLLTVRNVGNMIPEGRADASIEAAIAFAVDVLQVSSIVVCGHSSCGAMTAVLSGDHGHDEHLHTWLAHGDVTLRAFDEGRHPVAQAAADEGFGIVDQLSIVNVALQTQSLAAHPLVRERYRAGELEVIGLFYDIGTAAALRVTAVGVDRLVELAEVAE
- a CDS encoding helix-turn-helix domain-containing protein, coding for MREGEETGMGRAGARLREFRTQRGLSLSEAATRAEVTKGFLSLAERGRTNVSVPVLIRICDALGIGIGDLFEYPAAPIVRSGAGAPLEMGGHDVREELLTPKTERHVQVMHTVMRPGGGSGGAYRLDATTIFVYVLKGGLSITIDGQTTLLDSGDSMTFGATQLHDWHNPTDGEAEVLWTIAPPVGAEDFSAAVRGG